The Bdellovibrio bacteriovorus W nucleotide sequence TCCGAAGTTTAAAATGGTTGAGCGCAAAATGACTGTCGATCTTTTGGAAGAGGATTCAGGGGAGTTCTTTAAAAACGGCGCCCACGCTGCTTTTCAAGCCTTAGAGCCTAGTAAAAAGGCGGGATTTGTATCGTTAAAGGTGAAACTTGAAAACCAAGCAGGTAAAACCAAAAAGATGCGCTTGATGCTCCCGACGGCAGAGTTCGATTTTAGGTTCTTAAATTCAGAAATGACAGCTTCGGAGCAGGAAATGCTTGTTCGCTGGATGAACCAAAATATTCGTATGGACGTTTTAGCAGAGGCTAAGCAGTTAGAGGTGCGCTGGAGCGTAGCAAAATAGGTCCTATCGGGCTCCAAATGATGACATTGTTTGGAATACTGGGTAGAACCTCATCTTTGGAGGACTTGAAATGACGACGCCAAGACAAGCTCAGATTAGAGCTGAAGACAAAACTCAACTCATTAACCAAATTCCTGCCCTTAAAGGCAAACGCATACTTATCGTTGGTGACGTGGGTCTTGATGAATACGTTATGGGACAAGTACGTCGTATAAGTCCTGAGGCGCCGGTTCCAGTTCTTGAAGTTGAAGAAGAAGACATGCGTTTAGGTCTTGCGGCAAACGTTGCTCAAAACGTGGCAAGTCTTGGTGGGGAAGCTATTTTAATCTCTGTTGTGGGTGAAGACACGGGCGCTCGACTTTTAAAGGAGCTCTTTGAAAGAAATGGTGTTTCTTGGGAGCACATGATCGTTGATAAAGCTCGCCCAACGACTCGTAAAACTCGTGTGATGGCTAAACATCATCACTTGGTTCGTGTCGATTACGAATTGAGAAAATACTTATCACAAGAAGCTGAAACAGCTTTGATTGAATCCGTAAAAAAGAACATCACAAAGGCAGACTGCGTGGTGATTGAGGATTATGCTAAGGGTGTTGTTTCTAAAAAAGTTATTCAAAGTGTTGTAGAGATTTGTCGTCAGCACGATAAAAAACTTTTAGTAGACCCACACCGTAGCAATCCGGGCGACTTCTATCACGGAGTTGATCTTATTAAGCCGAACTATGACGAGGCTGTGAGTCTGGCGGGAATGGATTTCGATGATCTTCGCAGTAATCCAAATAAAGTTGTAGAAGTCGGTCGCGCTTTGCAAAGAATCACAGGTGCGAAGAAAGTTGTTCTCACTCGCGGAAAAGATGGAATGACGATTTTTTCTGGAGACGAAATCACAGAAGTACCGACTTACGCTCGTAAAGTTTTTGACGTTACAGGTGCTGGGGATACGGTCATTGCAGCTCTTTCGTTGAGCCTCAGCTCAGGCCTAGATTTGGTGCACTCTTGTATGTTTGCTAACTATGCAGCGGGTGTTGTTGTTGGAAAAGTAGGTTGTGTACCTTGCGAGATTCCAGAACTCATCGAGTATATTCAGTCAGCGCACTAAGTTTTTTGAATTTGCAGTGGGAGATGCTGAATAAGCCTCCCACTTTTTTATGTATCTATCTTGAGGAAGAAGTTTTTGACCTAAAGACACGCGGATAAGCGGTCACCATCATAAGGCTGATTAGCATAAAGCCAATTCCAAGAAAAAATGCAGAACGAATATCAAAGAGATCCGTAAGCTTCCCGAAGCTTAAGTGCATGGTGATTAGCATCACTGAATCCACAGCCATCAAGTATGAAATTGCTGAATCAATGTCCTCTGGAAATTGCTCTGAAATCCA carries:
- a CDS encoding ADP-heptose synthase (COG2870 ADP-heptose synthase, bifunctional sugar kinase/adenylyltransferase) is translated as MTTPRQAQIRAEDKTQLINQIPALKGKRILIVGDVGLDEYVMGQVRRISPEAPVPVLEVEEEDMRLGLAANVAQNVASLGGEAILISVVGEDTGARLLKELFERNGVSWEHMIVDKARPTTRKTRVMAKHHHLVRVDYELRKYLSQEAETALIESVKKNITKADCVVIEDYAKGVVSKKVIQSVVEICRQHDKKLLVDPHRSNPGDFYHGVDLIKPNYDEAVSLAGMDFDDLRSNPNKVVEVGRALQRITGAKKVVLTRGKDGMTIFSGDEITEVPTYARKVFDVTGAGDTVIAALSLSLSSGLDLVHSCMFANYAAGVVVGKVGCVPCEIPELIEYIQSAH